The Pseudomonadota bacterium genome includes a region encoding these proteins:
- a CDS encoding FAD-dependent oxidoreductase, translating into MTQAAASDVLVIGGGLAGIVTALETLRAGHSVTLVDRDLPGRLGGLALWAFGGMALVGTPEQARARIPDTPELALRDWLRFGELDPNDRWSLAWAEHYVERSRAEVYDWLIDQGLKFLPAVNWVERGRFGDGNSVPRYHIVWGTARELARRMIAALRAADSGGRLTVLHRHRVVSIDHEAGRIGGASAIDEDRARTVRLRAPRIVLATGGINGSHEQCRANWPRNRPLPKTMLNGAHPFADGKLHHFVADRFDGRIVNPGEMWNYAAGFPHPFPHFEGHGLSTIPCKSALWLDHRGQRIGPEPLVTGFDTHWLCQRVAEQEKPWTWHLLNRRIALTEFAISGAEHNPSIRDKRFPAFVKELLLGNHRLYQQMRRESDDFLVDDTLAGLAQKMNRQTRSHDIDPATLEATVNDFDANFSKGSALGNDDQIRRILHARQWGPDKLRTCRPAPLKKKGAGPFIAIRMQLITRKSLGGLRTDLDSRVLDGAGRPIAGLYCVGEAAGFGGGGCNGKRSLEGTFLPGCILTARAAARSIGSGG; encoded by the coding sequence ATGACCCAGGCCGCTGCCTCCGACGTGCTGGTCATCGGCGGCGGGCTGGCCGGGATCGTCACGGCGCTCGAGACCTTGCGGGCCGGACACTCGGTGACCCTGGTTGACCGTGATCTGCCCGGGCGCCTCGGCGGTCTGGCGTTGTGGGCCTTCGGCGGCATGGCTCTGGTCGGCACGCCTGAGCAGGCCAGGGCAAGGATCCCCGACACACCCGAACTGGCCTTGCGTGACTGGCTGCGTTTCGGCGAGCTTGATCCGAACGATCGCTGGTCGCTGGCCTGGGCCGAACACTACGTCGAGCGCTCGCGCGCCGAGGTCTACGACTGGCTCATCGACCAGGGTTTGAAATTCCTGCCGGCGGTCAACTGGGTCGAGCGCGGCCGTTTCGGCGACGGCAATTCCGTGCCGCGCTACCACATCGTCTGGGGCACCGCCCGCGAGCTGGCTCGTCGCATGATCGCGGCACTGCGCGCGGCCGACTCCGGTGGGCGCTTGACGGTGCTGCATCGTCACCGTGTTGTCTCGATCGACCACGAAGCCGGCCGGATTGGCGGCGCTTCGGCGATCGATGAGGATCGCGCTCGGACAGTGCGCTTGCGCGCACCTCGCATCGTCCTGGCGACGGGCGGTATCAACGGCAGCCATGAGCAGTGCCGCGCCAACTGGCCGCGAAACCGACCCTTGCCGAAGACCATGCTTAACGGCGCGCATCCCTTCGCCGACGGAAAACTACATCATTTCGTGGCCGACAGATTCGATGGCCGCATCGTCAATCCCGGCGAGATGTGGAACTACGCCGCCGGATTTCCGCATCCCTTTCCCCACTTTGAAGGCCATGGTTTGTCGACCATTCCGTGCAAGTCCGCGCTGTGGCTTGATCACCGGGGCCAGCGCATCGGCCCCGAACCGCTGGTGACCGGTTTCGACACGCACTGGCTGTGCCAGCGCGTGGCCGAGCAGGAAAAGCCCTGGACCTGGCATCTGCTCAACCGCCGCATCGCACTTACGGAATTCGCTATCTCCGGGGCGGAGCACAACCCGTCCATCCGCGACAAGCGTTTTCCGGCTTTCGTGAAGGAGTTGCTGCTGGGCAACCACCGCCTCTACCAGCAGATGCGCCGCGAAAGTGACGACTTTCTGGTTGATGACACGCTTGCCGGCCTGGCGCAGAAGATGAATCGGCAGACCCGCTCGCACGACATCGATCCGGCCACGCTCGAGGCAACCGTTAACGACTTCGACGCCAATTTCTCGAAAGGCAGTGCGCTCGGCAACGACGATCAGATCCGCCGCATCCTGCACGCACGCCAGTGGGGACCGGACAAGCTCAGAACCTGCAGACCCGCGCCGCTGAAAAAGAAAGGGGCTGGGCCATTCATCGCCATCCGCATGCAGCTGATCACCCGCAAGAGCCTGGGCGGGCTTCGCACCGACCTGGATAGCCGCGTGCTCGACGGTGCAGGCCGGCCGATCGCCGGCCTGTACTGCGTAGGCGAGGCGGCCGGCTTTGGCGGGGGCGGTTGCAACGGCAAGCGTTCGCTGGAAGGCACATTTCTGCCCGGCTGTATTCTGACGGCGCGGGCGGCGGCACGTTCGATCGGTTCCGGTGGCTAG
- a CDS encoding L-lactate dehydrogenase: protein MIRGVPATIDDYSKRARGRLPRFLYDYYAGGSGREQTLAANAADWDEIRLRQRVLINVEAIETGTTLAGEAFAMPLVLAPIGLGGMAARRGEVQALAAAEAAGVPFTLSTVGICGIDELSVAAERPFWFQLYMIRDRGIVESVIDRAWEAGCRTLLFTVDLPMPGPRHRDTRNGVAVPGLRPKLMKMGQLLSRPGWVWDVALRGKPMSLGTMNPHVPAASSPDAFRKWIDTQFDPTVTWADIEWLRDKWRGRLIIKGIFDVTDAERAVAVGVDGIVVSNHGGRQLDGVASTASKLPDIARVVGEHTEVLVDGGIRSGIDVYRALGLGAHGALIGRAWVWALAGGGRTGLDRMLAGMREELRLAMALTGVKRIADIGPDCLDTSPHYS, encoded by the coding sequence ATGATTCGAGGCGTTCCGGCCACCATCGACGACTACAGCAAACGGGCGCGTGGGCGCCTGCCTCGTTTCCTGTACGACTACTATGCCGGCGGTTCCGGCCGGGAACAAACGCTGGCCGCCAATGCCGCCGACTGGGATGAAATCAGGCTCCGCCAGCGTGTGCTGATCAATGTTGAGGCCATTGAGACCGGCACCACTCTGGCCGGCGAGGCATTTGCGATGCCGCTGGTCCTGGCGCCGATCGGCCTGGGCGGCATGGCCGCGCGTCGTGGTGAGGTCCAGGCGCTCGCCGCCGCCGAGGCGGCCGGAGTGCCGTTCACGCTCTCGACGGTCGGCATCTGCGGGATTGACGAGCTGTCTGTCGCTGCCGAGCGGCCGTTCTGGTTTCAGCTCTACATGATCCGCGATCGCGGCATTGTCGAGTCGGTGATTGATCGCGCCTGGGAGGCTGGCTGCCGAACGCTTTTGTTCACCGTCGATTTGCCCATGCCCGGCCCGCGCCATCGTGACACCCGCAATGGTGTGGCTGTGCCCGGTCTGCGCCCGAAGCTGATGAAAATGGGCCAGCTGCTCTCACGTCCCGGCTGGGTATGGGATGTCGCGCTGCGCGGCAAGCCCATGAGCCTGGGCACGATGAATCCGCACGTACCGGCGGCCAGCAGTCCCGACGCGTTTCGCAAATGGATCGACACCCAGTTCGATCCGACCGTCACCTGGGCCGATATCGAGTGGCTGCGCGACAAGTGGCGGGGGCGCCTGATCATCAAGGGCATTTTCGATGTTACCGACGCCGAGCGTGCAGTCGCCGTCGGCGTGGACGGCATCGTGGTGTCCAATCACGGCGGCCGCCAGCTTGATGGCGTGGCCTCGACCGCAAGCAAGCTGCCGGATATCGCTCGGGTTGTGGGCGAGCATACCGAGGTGCTGGTCGACGGTGGCATCCGCAGCGGTATCGATGTTTATCGTGCCCTCGGCCTGGGCGCCCATGGCGCGCTGATCGGCCGTGCCTGGGTCTGGGCCCTGGCCGGTGGGGGTCGAACCGGTCTGGACCGAATGCTGGCCGGCATGCGCGAGGAACTGCGCCTGGCCATGGCTTTGACCGGCGTGAAGCGCATCGCGGACATTGGTCCCGACTGCCTGGACACAAGCCCGCATTATTCATGA
- a CDS encoding acetolactate synthase large subunit has protein sequence MPNGAQALMKTLADAGVTVCFSNPGTSEMHFVAALDDEPRMRAVLALFEGVATGAADGYARMADKPAAVLLHLGCGLGNGLANLHNARKGKVPVVNIVGDHATYHQPLDAQLQSDIETVARNVSPNFVRSAQKTQGLGRDAADTIAAAVGPPGQVATLILPADVSWGAGAEPATPAALQQPEATDDETIEQIARAIGSGGKAALLLGGRALREESLVEAARIAAHSGVKVFSEVFPTRLERGAGRPAVERLAYLAELASLQLSGFDHLVLVDAKEPVSFFAYPGKPSELVPDDCQVHVLSTPEQDGRASLEKLAAALGADKTEPERQTAGRPDRPRGRLSAEKVCKAVGHLLPDNAIVVDEANTSGLMLPVMTAGAPAHDLLTLTGGAIGQSLPNAIGAAIACPDRPVLALVGDGSAMYTNQALWTMAREHLDITVVVLANAAYSILNVELERVGARDSGGPKARSQLDLTGPRLDFARLAQGMGVHGVRADTADAFCTAMEYAFAHPGPHLIEAVIPESLNKTKRRVLPWLLRSIPKMPKPMARALKRKLAP, from the coding sequence ATGCCCAACGGCGCCCAAGCCCTGATGAAGACTCTGGCTGATGCCGGCGTCACTGTCTGCTTTTCCAACCCCGGCACCAGCGAGATGCACTTCGTCGCCGCGCTCGATGACGAGCCGCGCATGCGCGCCGTGCTGGCGCTGTTCGAGGGTGTGGCCACGGGAGCGGCCGACGGCTACGCGCGGATGGCCGACAAGCCGGCTGCCGTGCTGCTGCACCTGGGCTGTGGTCTGGGAAATGGCCTGGCCAACCTGCACAATGCGCGCAAGGGCAAGGTGCCGGTGGTCAATATCGTTGGTGACCATGCGACCTATCACCAGCCGCTCGACGCCCAGCTCCAGTCCGACATCGAGACCGTGGCGCGAAACGTCTCGCCGAACTTCGTGCGCAGCGCGCAGAAGACACAGGGCCTGGGCCGCGATGCCGCCGACACCATCGCCGCGGCGGTTGGCCCGCCAGGGCAGGTTGCCACCCTGATCCTGCCGGCCGACGTATCCTGGGGGGCGGGTGCTGAGCCCGCAACACCGGCGGCGTTGCAGCAACCCGAAGCCACCGACGACGAGACGATCGAGCAGATCGCCAGGGCAATCGGCAGCGGCGGCAAGGCCGCGCTGCTGCTTGGCGGCCGCGCGCTGCGCGAGGAATCACTGGTCGAGGCCGCCCGGATCGCTGCCCATAGCGGCGTCAAGGTGTTTTCCGAGGTCTTCCCGACCCGGCTCGAACGCGGTGCCGGTCGTCCGGCAGTCGAGCGCCTGGCGTACCTGGCCGAACTGGCCAGCCTGCAGCTGTCGGGATTCGATCATCTGGTCCTGGTTGATGCGAAGGAACCGGTATCCTTCTTCGCCTATCCCGGAAAGCCCAGTGAACTGGTGCCTGACGACTGCCAGGTCCATGTCCTCAGCACGCCCGAACAGGATGGCCGCGCCAGCCTGGAGAAACTGGCCGCTGCGCTGGGTGCCGACAAGACCGAGCCCGAGCGTCAGACGGCCGGCCGTCCCGACCGCCCGCGTGGGCGCTTGAGCGCCGAAAAGGTCTGCAAGGCCGTCGGCCACCTGTTGCCGGATAACGCCATTGTGGTCGACGAGGCCAACACTTCGGGTCTGATGCTGCCGGTCATGACCGCCGGCGCCCCGGCCCACGACCTGCTTACGCTCACCGGCGGTGCCATCGGTCAGAGCCTGCCGAATGCCATCGGCGCGGCCATCGCCTGCCCCGACCGCCCGGTGCTGGCCCTGGTCGGCGACGGCTCGGCCATGTACACCAACCAGGCGCTGTGGACCATGGCGCGCGAACACCTCGATATCACCGTGGTGGTGCTGGCCAACGCTGCCTATTCCATCCTCAACGTCGAGCTCGAACGCGTTGGCGCGCGCGACAGCGGTGGCCCCAAGGCTCGCTCCCAGCTTGACTTGACCGGCCCCCGGCTGGACTTCGCCCGCCTGGCCCAGGGCATGGGCGTGCATGGCGTGCGCGCCGATACGGCCGACGCTTTCTGCACGGCGATGGAATACGCCTTCGCTCATCCGGGCCCGCACCTGATCGAGGCGGTCATTCCGGAATCTCTGAACAAGACCAAACGCCGCGTCCTGCCTTGGCTTTTGCGCTCCATTCCGAAAATGCCCAAACCCATGGCGCGTGCGCTGAAGCGAAAACTGGCACCCTGA